A stretch of DNA from Saccharomycodes ludwigii strain NBRC 1722 chromosome I, whole genome shotgun sequence:
TCTTTTTCTTACCAActaagaaataaaaattgttcCAGAACTTTGTCATTATTGTAATTCTCAACTAAATGGATGCAAATTGCATAgtttacaaataataacaatatttctttttaaggGAGGCGGGAAGGCGAGGCAAGAAACCGGTGgcacattttttttttaaaattgtagctacgaaataaaaagaaaacataCCGAAGAGCAATACTTGGTGGTGGTAGTGAGGGTGGTGTACGGACAATGTCACCTACCGTGATCTCCTTTCCTTTCTATACCCCCTCCCccttcttttattaatttggaAAACTAACACAAATCACGAATTAAGTGAATGCATACTAATAACTTCCAGCACGTAAGTATGGAGCTTCTAACGATAAAGtaagaaataatttaattgaatttttttaatcgaGTCGCTACTACATATCGTAGTGACAATATTGCTTAAATCGTGATTACATaaacacacatatatatatatatgtatatatagatataaatCATACTTGATAAACAAATGCCACTCTAATAACGTCTCCTACTGTTACTGTTATAAGATCTTCTGTTTCTATCACCATCATTGCCATATCCACCATCAAAtctattgttgttgtacccacctcttcttcttccgtAATTATTACTGTTGATGCCACGGCTTGGTCCATTCCTGAATGACTTATTACTACCATTGAGATGACTTTTTCTCTTATTTTTGTGTAATGAAAGTTCATCATTTATACCTTTAataccattattttttttaccgtAACCCAATTCTGCAGCCAAAACACTTAAAGGATCAACCCCATATTTTTCCACCCGTTGAATTTCCTTATTTAAATCTTCGATAGCTTGTTGATTATCACCATTACTACCAAATTTGGTCAATCTATGtagtttttgttttaataattcaataCCCTTTTCCTTTAGTTCTTCTGGACTTAATTCTTTACGTATTACTGTTTCACTAGAAGCCATACTGAAATTAGTATCAGGAGTAGGAGCGATATGCTTttggttttctttttcaacatCAGCGGCAGTAACGTTTGCTTCTTGCAACCTGCTAATTAAATCAGCTTTAAATCCATCAGTagataattttctttgtttcaAGGAGTGCTTTAAAGACGCAACAGATAAATTTTGTAATTGAACTGAAGCAACAGGCGCATTAGTGGCAGTGGTAGGTTCAATAACCGTTTCATCAGCAGTACTTGCAGAAGCTCCCTCTGTGGAAGGTACTTGTTTTTGCTCAGTTGTCGTTTTTTCTtctactactactggttGTTGTTCAGTAGTAACAGCAGGTGTTACAGTTCCTTCAGCTTcaatttctctttctttatccattgttatttgccaaagatataattaaattaatacAAACCAAGGGGCttcctttatttttctttttctttttctttttctttttctttttctttttttttttatatttattataatattaatgctgataataataataataataataataataattatatttttttttgttttacttTAATTTGaccaaataaattgaattgACTTACAAGGGcataacaaatttttttttttaattattcccatatatttttttctctcgacagtaattatttaaataatggcCCATATAAATCCAAGAACATGTTACCCGAACAGTAAAATTTAGCACTGTTAGTGCAGTAATAAACTTAAGTAAAAACTTGCATATTGAAAGCctggcaaaaaaaaaaacacgtTTGAGGAATAAACAATATTGAATAGTAACTacttaaatataaacaaaacgAGACATATAGTCCAAATGCGGCAAAATTCAATCCATAAGAAATGATAGTGAGAAGAAAAATCTCAATTTGGTAGGGCTTTCCAATTGTTCCAtactaaaattttaaatttttttactttttttgtgaaataattaaaagtaaaatttgGACTAACATGTCCACAATACCTTACTTCTAAGATGTGATTGCACAAGAAATCAATTTATTGCAAGTAAATaagcatatatatatatatatttgacCGATTAGTAAAAAGGCTGTATACACAATcttaatatatttctttaacCTTTCATAGTGTAACATCTTACTTAGCTTTTTCTTgcagagaaaaaaaaatttgattgaAATTTATTTCCAAGATAGATTAACATTAAATGTAAgctaaaatatatacatatatattatccGACACTTGTAGATATACGACAACTGATAACTTTCCAAAAATTAACCTAACGGACAGTTATCAGATAAATGcaccaaaaaatatacgTATCGTTTTAACGTCATCGCTTAAAAATCCCTTTttcaccaaaaaaaatatcggACACTTCCCATTTCGtcctcttctttttgttttcgaATGATGTACCACTATTAAATCATCCGATTTTTTTAGAAGAAGTTCAAATTAATTCTtgtctctttttttttctgttagTTTTACATCCGTAACTTTtagtaaattaaattataaaaaataatgggACACAAAAGGGCATGATAAATTACATGATTGAATAGAGCCTCAGTATCGGAGAATCCAAAATAatacacaaaaaaataaaaaagttcaaaaaagaatgaatcaagaaaataaaacaaggacaaaaaaacatggtatttttattttttacttttttttttttttttttttgttatcacTATTGGTAACATTTAATTACCACAAAAACTGTTGACCCAATCTTAGGTACAAGAccttaataacaaaaaaaaaaaaaatgtatgcAAGTAACGTTTTGTATATACATCTATGATTTTGTGTAACAAGagcaataaaaattaaattatgacggaaaaacaattatcAAAGCTActgaaagaaaagaaaagaaaaaaaaaaaaaaaaaaaaaaagtgagatgcaataaaaaagaaaagtggttaaaaaataagcaTTGTTTTTAGTCATCTAACCAGTTATAGTAGCAGTACCAATAACACAACACGAAGCGGtataataaagatggaACATTAATATCATGTATACGCATTcgtgttttttcttttttgctttttgctttttgctttttgctttttgctttttgcttttttcttttttgttatcaTGCATAATTTGGAcctttttaataaatattgcTAGTGGTATCAACGACAACCTCCTCTTCTTCCCTTTCCActataatatcattttttacttttttatttggtgTAATAGTTAGATTTAGTCATTATTGCTACTTGAAATTACAAATAGTTTTTCcgaaataatttttcttttcctcttttcttttttttttttttttttttttttttttcctgtatttatttatatgacgacattcctctttttttgcGTCTACGCCTACGTTTGTCCACGTTTCCTCCCTTTTTCTTCCATCTGCGTCCATTTACTAATATTGAACACTAGAGTATTAGAAAGTCCAATTTATTAAGACAAACTTCTTGTTTAAatcaagaagaaaatatagGAAGAGTCCCTATATTTTAACCGCCCATCTCACTTAAacacgtttttttttttctttttttttctttcttaaaacaaaagaaacaaggaaagaaaaaatgatgatgataattacGATAGCGATAATGATAAGCCTATTATTGTGCTAATAATACATacgtattaaaaaaaaaaaacaactttaaaacaagaagaagCTAAACTacaacaaaacaaaaaagagtTATCGTCTActacttttaaaatatatagttattttttttttccttttcatttttaatttttaatttctttttttttttaaaaaaaaaagatatataaacaGAGAAAGTTTAATGATTtatctttcatttttattttccatcaattcaatttttctttcttatcttaattatcattttaatatatattaaaaactaaaaaaccAAACACCAGAGATCCATTTATTAGATCAATAACTGAttcaaacaaacaaacaactTACAACTCAAAACAACTAGAAAAATGACCGTCCAAAAAATTTCCTTAAAAGTTAATGCCTGTCTATTTGATGTTGATGGTACAATCATCATTTCCCAACCAGCCATCGCCGCTTTCTGGAGAGATTTCGGTAAAGATAAACCATACTTCGATGCTGAACatgttataaatatttctcACGGTTGGAGAACTTATGATGCAATTGCCAAGTTTGCTCCAGATTACGCTAGCGAAGAATATGTTAACAAATTAGAAGGTGCTATTCCAGAAAAATACGGTGAATATTCCGTCGAGGTTCCAGGTGCCGTTAAATTGTGTAATTCCTTGAACGAGTTACCAAAGGAAAAGTGGGCTGTTGCCACTTCTGGTACCAGAGATATGGCCCAAAAATGGTTTAAATATTTGCATATCAAGAGACCTACTAATTTCATTACTGCCAATGATGTTACTCAAGGTAAACCTTACCCAGAACCATACTTGAAGGGTAGAACCGGATTGGGATATCCTCCAAACAAGGAACACCCAGAATTATCCAAGGTTGTCGTTTTCGAAGATGCTCCAGCTGGTATCGCTGCCGGAAAAGCTGCCGACTGTAAGATTATTGGTATTGCCACCACTTTTGACTTGGACTTTTTGAAGGAAAAGGGGTGTGACATTATTGTCAAGAATTTGGAAAGCATTTCCGTCGGTGGATATGACGCCAAGACTGATGAAGTAGAATTGGTATTCAATGATTACTTATATGTTAAGGATGACATACAACAATGGAAATAGATTACATGTTAccgtgtttttttttctattaagCTTATAGGCTTAAAGTCGGAAGATTgatttgctttttttttttttttaatttttttattttaggaTTTACcaaaagaatttaaaagtGTATGAagttatataaatatacattttCACATATTGTATATTAAGATATGATTTATAagtatttaatttaaagcaatttttataattattgtcaaggtttgtattttttttttgatgtgTGGATTCCTCTGTAACATTAAAAAGGATGGATGTTTTAAGCTCTTCTGTTTTAGTAGCTCGCTGAGGATTGTGTTGCCGGGTGAAAGTAATCTTTATAGGTATATGAAGGAGAAGGAGCAGGAGGGAGTGaccgaaaaaaaatttttttttttttttttttaaaaaataaggaGTTGTCATTTAAACctttatg
This window harbors:
- the THO1 gene encoding Tho1p (similar to Saccharomyces cerevisiae YER063W | THO1 | suppressor of the Transcriptional defect of Hpr1 by Overexpression) — protein: MDKEREIEAEGTVTPAVTTEQQPVVVEEKTTTEQKQVPSTEGASASTADETVIEPTTATNAPVASVQLQNLSVASLKHSLKQRKLSTDGFKADLISRLQEANVTAADVEKENQKHIAPTPDTNFSMASSETVIRKELSPEELKEKGIELLKQKLHRLTKFGSNGDNQQAIEDLNKEIQRVEKYGVDPLSVLAAELGYGKKNNGIKGINDELSLHKNKRKSHLNGSNKSFRNGPSRGINSNNYGRRRGGYNNNRFDGGYGNDGDRNRRSYNSNSRRRY
- a CDS encoding HAD family hydrolase (similar to Saccharomyces cerevisiae YIL053W | GPP1 | Glycerol-3-Phosphate Phosphatase (paralog of YER062C | GPP2)) gives rise to the protein MTVQKISLKVNACLFDVDGTIIISQPAIAAFWRDFGKDKPYFDAEHVINISHGWRTYDAIAKFAPDYASEEYVNKLEGAIPEKYGEYSVEVPGAVKLCNSLNELPKEKWAVATSGTRDMAQKWFKYLHIKRPTNFITANDVTQGKPYPEPYLKGRTGLGYPPNKEHPELSKVVVFEDAPAGIAAGKAADCKIIGIATTFDLDFLKEKGCDIIVKNLESISVGGYDAKTDEVELVFNDYLYVKDDIQQWK